A region of Halictus rubicundus isolate RS-2024b chromosome 17, iyHalRubi1_principal, whole genome shotgun sequence DNA encodes the following proteins:
- the Hk gene encoding potassium voltage-gated channel subfamily A regulatory beta subunit hyperkinetic isoform X2, which translates to MSRLMLCNLGNTSTAGNDTNNNANTNSSVEDDDYYSLPTIYRCRAPIASLDCMEEFNGGSGGGGGGGGGGGVDTGVHCSNTAGTKEQLLTNCIAAQAQRLQHPSPGTWTTFGIGGCSSEEAAEAVVALAYDSGINVFDLSEAHSGHRAEIQFGRILLRRAWNRSSYVVTTKIYWNTKAEGRGLSRKHIIESVQASLVRLQLSYIDIVMIHKVDPMCPMEEIVRAMNYVITKGWVMYWGTSRWTPVEIMEAYTNCRQFNCVTPIVEQAEYHLFYREKPELYMPELYNKIGVGLMAWSTVTIGMVSAKPEDYGVSFLSRSSYKNKYSSFSWTEDETQSLYKEEYGWKEKTGEEETRKYSDKLRDVCALAERLGCSFGQLAIAWSLKNESVQCLLLGASNIDQLYESLQSLQLIPKLNTNIMNEIERILDNKPSRPPMISTLALR; encoded by the exons ATGTCCCGTTTAATGTTGTGCAATCTTGGTAACACGTCCACGGCTGGAAATGATACGAATAACAACGCGAATACAAACAGTAGTGTGGAAGACGACGACTATTATTCGCTGCCTACGATTTATCG CTGCCGTGCACCTATAGCGAGTCTGGATTGCATGGAAGAATTCAACGGTggtagcggcggcggcggcggaggcggcggcggcggcggtgtgGATACTGGCGTGCACTGCAGCAATACCGCTGGAACGAAGGAACAGCTACTGACTAACTGCATTGCCGCACAAGCGCAACGCTTACAGCATCCTTCGCCAG GTACGTGGACGACTTTTGGTATTGGAGGATGTAGTAGCGAGGAAGCTGCGGAGGCAGTGGTCGCGCTCGCTTATGACAGTGGCATAAATGTGTTCGACTTGAGCGAAGCGCACAGCGGTCACAGAGCGGAAATCCAGTTCGGACGGATTTTGTTGCGTCGCGCTTGGAATCGCTCGAGCTACGTCGTCACCACGAAGATCTATTGGAACACTAA GGCAGAGGGTCGTGGATTATCGCGCAAACACATCATCGAATCGGTGCAGGCATCTCTGGTCAGACTGCAGCTCTCCTATATCGATATAGTGATGATTCACAAGGTTGATCCGATGTGTCCGATGGAAG AGATTGTGCGAGCGATGAATTACGTCATAACCAAGGGGTGGGTGATGTACTGGGGAACGTCTCGTTGGACTCCGGTGGAGATCATGGAAGCTTACACGAATTGTCGTCAATTCAACTGTGTTACACCGATTGTGGAGCAAGCCGAATATCACTTATTTTATAGGGAAAAACCAGAACTTTATATGCCGGAGTTGTACAACAAAATAG GTGTTGGTCTGATGGCATGGTCCACGGTCACGATTGGTATGGTTTCTGCGAAACCAGAGGATTACGGAGTGTCGTTTTTATCGCGGTCGTCGTACAAG AATAAGTATTCCTCGTTCAGCTGGACAGAGGACGAAACGCAATCCTTGTACAAAGAA GAATACGGTTGGAAGGAAAAGACCGGCGAGGAGGAAACACGAAAGTATTCGGACAAACTGCGAGACGTTTGTGCTCTTGCTGAACGTCTCGGCTGTTCGTTCGGACAGCTGGCCATCGCGTGGTCTCTAAAGAATGAAAGTGTTCAGTGCCTTCTTCTCGGTGCATCAAACATAGATCAATTGTACGAGAGTCTTCAGAGTTTACAG CTGATTCCGAAACTGAATACGAACATAATGAACGAGATCGAGAGAATACTCGACAACAAACCGTCCCGACCACCGATGATATCGACCCTGGCGCTCAGATGA
- the Zyd gene encoding sodium/potassium/calcium exchanger zydeco isoform X3 has product MSKDVAGATFMAAATSAPELFVNAIGTFITEGDIGVGTIVGSAVFNILAVPACCGIGAGMVVPLDWWPVSRDCLAYGVTVAILICIIHDERVEWYEALALVLLYIVYIAVMYWDKSFQRCTRFRANDVDQSSLDDHRLAAGSSIEIRLATSDKVQPANDQAERTDVPLQNGGTKTQEENPEPNYEYELLVWPARAGWIRKTAWILTWPIHLIFMCTIPDCEKQRFKNWFPVTFLMCIIWIGSLSYVVAWMITIIGDTLKIPDSVMGITFLAAGTSVPEAVSSVIVAKQGHGSMGISNSIGSNTFDILLCLGLPWLIKSSFSPTQPGKHYISINSGGLEYSAISLLSTLMLLYIAFASNKFQLDRKVGRACLCMYAVFLILASLIELNVFFRVNLPTCQRTVK; this is encoded by the exons ATGTCGAAGGATGTGGCCGGCGCCACATTCATGGCCGCGGCAACGTCGGCACCGGAATTGTTCGTCAACGCGATCGGCACGTTCATCACCGAAGGTGACATCGGCGTCGGAACAATAGTAGGCTCGGCTGTATTCAATATCCTCGCCGTGCCGGCTTGTTGCGGTATCGGCGCTGGCATG GTAGTCCCGTTGGATTGGTGGCCGGTTAGCAGAGACTGTCTTGCCTACGGCGTAACCGTTGCCATTCTAATATGTATTATACACGACGAGAGGGTGGAATGGTACGAGGCGTTGGCGCTCGTGTTGCTGTACATCGTCTACATCGCCGTGATGTACTGGGACAAATCGTTCCAACGGTGCACACGATTCCGCGCGAACGATGTTGATCAATCGTCGTTGGACGATCATCGGCTCGCGGCAG GTAGCAGCATCGAGATCCGCTTAGCGACCTCCGACAAAGTACAACCGGCCAACGATCAAGCTGAACGCACAGACGTGCCTCTGCAAAATGGAGGAACGAAAACTCAAGAGGAGAATCCCGAGCCCA ACTACGAATACGAGTTATTGGTCTGGCCAGCGAGGGCAGGATGGATCAGAAAGACGGCTTGGATCCTGACCTGGCCGATACACCTAATATTCATGTGCACGATACCCGATTGCGAGAAGCAACGATTCAAAAATTGGTTCCCGGTTACGTTCCTCATGTGCATCATCTGGATTGGATCGTTGAGCTACGTGGTTGCTTGGATGATCACGATAATCG GCGATACCCTAAAAATACCGGACTCTGTGATGGGCATTACTTTCCTCGCAGCCGGAACCAGCGTTCCAGAAGCAGTATCGAGCGTGATAGTTGCCAAACAAG GGCACGGCTCGATGGGTATTAGCAACTCTATAGGATCGAACACGTTCGACATATTGTTGTGCCTGGGCCTGCCGTGGCTAATCAAATCATCGTTCTCGCCGACGCAGCCTGGAAAGCATTACATCAGTATAAACTCCGGCGGACTAGAGTACAGCGCCATATCGTTGTTGTCGACGCTGATGTTACTCTATATTGCTTTTGCCTCGAATAAGTTTCAGCTCGATAGAAAAGTAGGCCGTGCCTGTTTGTGTATGTATGCCGTGTTCCTCATATTAGCCTCGTTGATAGAGCTCAATGTATTCTTCAGGGTAAATTTGCCCACCTGTCAAAGGACGGTCAAGTGA
- the LOC143362624 gene encoding sodium/potassium/calcium exchanger 5 produces MIEKFLRQPDKLRPTIASTMVKQIIPTHGYGRWEGINPSQLDPVLVLREMNGSRLYVCCAWIVVLAVWFPIVSADLSNDVEQPIETTTAKQCGHIDDDDSDDFPEDLFTDEQRRQGAIVLHVFLGFYCFLITAFVCHNYLLPSLDRICVKMNISTDVAGATFLAMASSLPEMFVNVVGTFLTKSDLGVSTVVGSAVFDTFATPAVGALAALHAVPLQWRVLTRDCAMYIISVGTLVIVIWDGIIVWYEATVLLVVLLAYMILLFSGKFLVRSCSGATSTSTVKLSSVAENMPTEGSYQPRSIEISNGNGVLWVKETKDQKDQKDRRDQKAEKSAASDPESLATEQMSDDHEELENIFLWPREKSVPSKFWFLLVWPLKFLLFATIPDPRRERFSSWYPLTFFMCVVWIAISSYLVSWMVTLIGSTVGIPDSVMGFTFLAAGGNMPEMSSIVILARQGDGNMAMSNTLGANILDILLCLGLPWLIKCLMTGKDVEVKSDAMSYSILSIIGCIIVLYAVIAVFRFELNKKVGVICILLYTIFIVFSILAEMNVFTVANSSYCV; encoded by the exons ATGATTGAAAAGTTTCTACGACAGCCGGACAAGTTACGACCG ACAATAGCGTCGACGATGGTCAAGCAGATAATACCGACGCATGGATACGGCCGTTGGGAAGGGATT AATCCCAGCCAATTAGATCCTGTATTAGTCCTTCGCGAGATGAACGGTAGTCGGCTTTACGTATGTTGCGCGTGGATCGTTGTGCTGGCAGTGTGGTTCCCGATTGTTAGTGCGGATCTCTCGAATGACG TCGAGCAGCCGATAGAAACCACGACCGCCAAGCAATGCGGTCACATTGACGACGACGATAGCGACGATTTCCCTGAGGATCTGTTCACCGACGAGCAACGTCGTCAAGGGGCCATAGTGCTGCACGTTTTCCTCGGGTTCTACTGTTTCCTCATCACCGCGTTCGTCTGCCATAACTATCTGCTGCCGTCCTTGGATCGGATATGCGTCAAGATGAACATCAGCACGGACGTCGCCGGCGCGACCTTCCTCGCGATGGCCAGCTCTTTGCCGGAGATGTTCGTCAACGTGGTCGGGACGTTTCTCACCAAATCGGACCTCGGTGTCAGCACCGTTGTCGGTAGCGCAGTGTTCGACACTTTCGCGACTCCTGCTGTCGGAGCGTTGGCGGCTCTTCAC GCGGTGCCGTTGCAATGGCGCGTGTTAACGCGCGACTGTGCCATGTACATAATATCGGTTGGAACATTGGTAATAGTAATATGGGACGGTATAATTGTATGGTACGAGGCAACGGTTTTGTTGGTAGTGCTTCTCGCGTACATGATCCTGCTGTTCAGTGGGAAATTCTTGGTGCGCTCCTGCTCCGGCGCGACCTCAACTTCCACGGTGAAAC TCTCCTCCGTTGCCGAGAACATGCCAACGGAAGGGTCCTACCAGCCACGCTCCATTGAGATTTCGAACGGCAATGGGGTGCTGTGGGTAAAAGAGACGAAGGATCAAAAGGATCAAAAGGATCGGAGGGATCAGAAGGCTGAAAAGTCAGCCGCCAGCGACCCCGAGAGTTTGGCAACCGAGCAAATGTCGGACGACCACGAGGAACTAG AGAACATATTCCTGTGGCCGAGAGAAAAATCCGTCCCGTCGAAATTTTGGTTTCTCCTGGTCTGGCCGTTGAAGTTTCTTCTGTTCGCGACGATACCGGATCCCAGACGCGAGCGATTCAGCAGTTGGTATCCGTTGACCTTCTTCATGTGCGTGGTGTGGATCGCGATATCCTCCTACTTGGTGTCCTGGATGGTGACGCTGATCGGCAGCACCGTAGGTATCCCGGACTCCGTCATGGGCTTCACGTTCTTGGCCGCCGGCGGAAACATGCCGGAAATGTCGTCGATTGTGATTTTAGCGAGACAAG GTGACGGTAACATGGCGATGAGCAACACGCTGGGAGCAAACATTCTGGACATTCTACTCTGTCTGGGTCTACCGTGGTTGATAAAGTGTCTGATGACGGGAAAGGACGTGGAGGTCAAGTCGGACGCGATGTCGTACAGTATACTTTCAATAATCGGCTGCATAATCGTGCTTTACGCGGTCATTGCCGTCTTTAGATTCGAGCTGAACAAGAAGGTCGGGGTAATTTGCATACTGTTGTACACGATCTTCATCGTCTTCTCCATTCTCGCCGAGATGAACGTGTTCACCGTCGCGAATTCGTCGTACTGCGTCTAG
- the Zyd gene encoding sodium/potassium/calcium exchanger zydeco isoform X2 produces MCDNGIVNMDTSDLGGALSMSKDVAGATFMAAATSAPELFVNAIGTFITEGDIGVGTIVGSAVFNILAVPACCGIGAGMVVPLDWWPVSRDCLAYGVTVAILICIIHDERVEWYEALALVLLYIVYIAVMYWDKSFQRCTRFRANDVDQSSLDDHRLAAGSSIEIRLATSDKVQPANDQAERTDVPLQNGGTKTQEENPEPNYEYELLVWPARAGWIRKTAWILTWPIHLIFMCTIPDCEKQRFKNWFPVTFLMCIIWIGSLSYVVAWMITIIGDTLKIPDSVMGITFLAAGTSVPEAVSSVIVAKQGHGSMGISNSIGSNTFDILLCLGLPWLIKSSFSPTQPGKHYISINSGGLEYSAISLLSTLMLLYIAFASNKFQLDRKVGRACLCMYAVFLILASLIELNVFFRVNLPTCQRTVK; encoded by the exons ATGTGTGACAACGGGATTGTCAACATGGATACGTCTGACTTAGGAGGAG CGCTCTCGATGTCGAAGGATGTGGCCGGCGCCACATTCATGGCCGCGGCAACGTCGGCACCGGAATTGTTCGTCAACGCGATCGGCACGTTCATCACCGAAGGTGACATCGGCGTCGGAACAATAGTAGGCTCGGCTGTATTCAATATCCTCGCCGTGCCGGCTTGTTGCGGTATCGGCGCTGGCATG GTAGTCCCGTTGGATTGGTGGCCGGTTAGCAGAGACTGTCTTGCCTACGGCGTAACCGTTGCCATTCTAATATGTATTATACACGACGAGAGGGTGGAATGGTACGAGGCGTTGGCGCTCGTGTTGCTGTACATCGTCTACATCGCCGTGATGTACTGGGACAAATCGTTCCAACGGTGCACACGATTCCGCGCGAACGATGTTGATCAATCGTCGTTGGACGATCATCGGCTCGCGGCAG GTAGCAGCATCGAGATCCGCTTAGCGACCTCCGACAAAGTACAACCGGCCAACGATCAAGCTGAACGCACAGACGTGCCTCTGCAAAATGGAGGAACGAAAACTCAAGAGGAGAATCCCGAGCCCA ACTACGAATACGAGTTATTGGTCTGGCCAGCGAGGGCAGGATGGATCAGAAAGACGGCTTGGATCCTGACCTGGCCGATACACCTAATATTCATGTGCACGATACCCGATTGCGAGAAGCAACGATTCAAAAATTGGTTCCCGGTTACGTTCCTCATGTGCATCATCTGGATTGGATCGTTGAGCTACGTGGTTGCTTGGATGATCACGATAATCG GCGATACCCTAAAAATACCGGACTCTGTGATGGGCATTACTTTCCTCGCAGCCGGAACCAGCGTTCCAGAAGCAGTATCGAGCGTGATAGTTGCCAAACAAG GGCACGGCTCGATGGGTATTAGCAACTCTATAGGATCGAACACGTTCGACATATTGTTGTGCCTGGGCCTGCCGTGGCTAATCAAATCATCGTTCTCGCCGACGCAGCCTGGAAAGCATTACATCAGTATAAACTCCGGCGGACTAGAGTACAGCGCCATATCGTTGTTGTCGACGCTGATGTTACTCTATATTGCTTTTGCCTCGAATAAGTTTCAGCTCGATAGAAAAGTAGGCCGTGCCTGTTTGTGTATGTATGCCGTGTTCCTCATATTAGCCTCGTTGATAGAGCTCAATGTATTCTTCAGGGTAAATTTGCCCACCTGTCAAAGGACGGTCAAGTGA
- the Zyd gene encoding sodium/potassium/calcium exchanger zydeco isoform X1, which translates to MCDNGIVNMDTSDLGGGINCTPPAIEDFPHDLFDEKERQGGAVVVHVIVSLYLFIALAVVCDKFFVPAVEKICHALSMSKDVAGATFMAAATSAPELFVNAIGTFITEGDIGVGTIVGSAVFNILAVPACCGIGAGMVVPLDWWPVSRDCLAYGVTVAILICIIHDERVEWYEALALVLLYIVYIAVMYWDKSFQRCTRFRANDVDQSSLDDHRLAAGSSIEIRLATSDKVQPANDQAERTDVPLQNGGTKTQEENPEPNYEYELLVWPARAGWIRKTAWILTWPIHLIFMCTIPDCEKQRFKNWFPVTFLMCIIWIGSLSYVVAWMITIIGDTLKIPDSVMGITFLAAGTSVPEAVSSVIVAKQGHGSMGISNSIGSNTFDILLCLGLPWLIKSSFSPTQPGKHYISINSGGLEYSAISLLSTLMLLYIAFASNKFQLDRKVGRACLCMYAVFLILASLIELNVFFRVNLPTCQRTVK; encoded by the exons ATGTGTGACAACGGGATTGTCAACATGGATACGTCTGACTTAGGAGGAG GTATAAATTGTACACCGCCGGCGATAGAGGATTTCCCGCACGATCTATTCGACGAGAAGGAACGACAAGGTGGAGCCGTTGTTGTACACGTGATCGTGTCCCTTTATCTATTTATCGCGTTAGCAGTAGTATGCGACAAATTCTTTGTACCCGCCGTGGAAAAAATTTGTCACG CGCTCTCGATGTCGAAGGATGTGGCCGGCGCCACATTCATGGCCGCGGCAACGTCGGCACCGGAATTGTTCGTCAACGCGATCGGCACGTTCATCACCGAAGGTGACATCGGCGTCGGAACAATAGTAGGCTCGGCTGTATTCAATATCCTCGCCGTGCCGGCTTGTTGCGGTATCGGCGCTGGCATG GTAGTCCCGTTGGATTGGTGGCCGGTTAGCAGAGACTGTCTTGCCTACGGCGTAACCGTTGCCATTCTAATATGTATTATACACGACGAGAGGGTGGAATGGTACGAGGCGTTGGCGCTCGTGTTGCTGTACATCGTCTACATCGCCGTGATGTACTGGGACAAATCGTTCCAACGGTGCACACGATTCCGCGCGAACGATGTTGATCAATCGTCGTTGGACGATCATCGGCTCGCGGCAG GTAGCAGCATCGAGATCCGCTTAGCGACCTCCGACAAAGTACAACCGGCCAACGATCAAGCTGAACGCACAGACGTGCCTCTGCAAAATGGAGGAACGAAAACTCAAGAGGAGAATCCCGAGCCCA ACTACGAATACGAGTTATTGGTCTGGCCAGCGAGGGCAGGATGGATCAGAAAGACGGCTTGGATCCTGACCTGGCCGATACACCTAATATTCATGTGCACGATACCCGATTGCGAGAAGCAACGATTCAAAAATTGGTTCCCGGTTACGTTCCTCATGTGCATCATCTGGATTGGATCGTTGAGCTACGTGGTTGCTTGGATGATCACGATAATCG GCGATACCCTAAAAATACCGGACTCTGTGATGGGCATTACTTTCCTCGCAGCCGGAACCAGCGTTCCAGAAGCAGTATCGAGCGTGATAGTTGCCAAACAAG GGCACGGCTCGATGGGTATTAGCAACTCTATAGGATCGAACACGTTCGACATATTGTTGTGCCTGGGCCTGCCGTGGCTAATCAAATCATCGTTCTCGCCGACGCAGCCTGGAAAGCATTACATCAGTATAAACTCCGGCGGACTAGAGTACAGCGCCATATCGTTGTTGTCGACGCTGATGTTACTCTATATTGCTTTTGCCTCGAATAAGTTTCAGCTCGATAGAAAAGTAGGCCGTGCCTGTTTGTGTATGTATGCCGTGTTCCTCATATTAGCCTCGTTGATAGAGCTCAATGTATTCTTCAGGGTAAATTTGCCCACCTGTCAAAGGACGGTCAAGTGA
- the Hk gene encoding potassium voltage-gated channel subfamily A regulatory beta subunit hyperkinetic isoform X3: MEEFNGGSGGGGGGGGGGGVDTGVHCSNTAGTKEQLLTNCIAAQAQRLQHPSPGIRYRNLGKSGLRVSNVGLGTWTTFGIGGCSSEEAAEAVVALAYDSGINVFDLSEAHSGHRAEIQFGRILLRRAWNRSSYVVTTKIYWNTKAEGRGLSRKHIIESVQASLVRLQLSYIDIVMIHKVDPMCPMEEIVRAMNYVITKGWVMYWGTSRWTPVEIMEAYTNCRQFNCVTPIVEQAEYHLFYREKPELYMPELYNKIGVGLMAWSTVTIGMVSAKPEDYGVSFLSRSSYKNKYSSFSWTEDETQSLYKEEYGWKEKTGEEETRKYSDKLRDVCALAERLGCSFGQLAIAWSLKNESVQCLLLGASNIDQLYESLQSLQLIPKLNTNIMNEIERILDNKPSRPPMISTLALR; the protein is encoded by the exons ATGGAAGAATTCAACGGTggtagcggcggcggcggcggaggcggcggcggcggcggtgtgGATACTGGCGTGCACTGCAGCAATACCGCTGGAACGAAGGAACAGCTACTGACTAACTGCATTGCCGCACAAGCGCAACGCTTACAGCATCCTTCGCCAGGTATTCGCTACCGCAACTTGGGCAAAAGCGGTCTACGTGTTTCCAATGTTGGATTAG GTACGTGGACGACTTTTGGTATTGGAGGATGTAGTAGCGAGGAAGCTGCGGAGGCAGTGGTCGCGCTCGCTTATGACAGTGGCATAAATGTGTTCGACTTGAGCGAAGCGCACAGCGGTCACAGAGCGGAAATCCAGTTCGGACGGATTTTGTTGCGTCGCGCTTGGAATCGCTCGAGCTACGTCGTCACCACGAAGATCTATTGGAACACTAA GGCAGAGGGTCGTGGATTATCGCGCAAACACATCATCGAATCGGTGCAGGCATCTCTGGTCAGACTGCAGCTCTCCTATATCGATATAGTGATGATTCACAAGGTTGATCCGATGTGTCCGATGGAAG AGATTGTGCGAGCGATGAATTACGTCATAACCAAGGGGTGGGTGATGTACTGGGGAACGTCTCGTTGGACTCCGGTGGAGATCATGGAAGCTTACACGAATTGTCGTCAATTCAACTGTGTTACACCGATTGTGGAGCAAGCCGAATATCACTTATTTTATAGGGAAAAACCAGAACTTTATATGCCGGAGTTGTACAACAAAATAG GTGTTGGTCTGATGGCATGGTCCACGGTCACGATTGGTATGGTTTCTGCGAAACCAGAGGATTACGGAGTGTCGTTTTTATCGCGGTCGTCGTACAAG AATAAGTATTCCTCGTTCAGCTGGACAGAGGACGAAACGCAATCCTTGTACAAAGAA GAATACGGTTGGAAGGAAAAGACCGGCGAGGAGGAAACACGAAAGTATTCGGACAAACTGCGAGACGTTTGTGCTCTTGCTGAACGTCTCGGCTGTTCGTTCGGACAGCTGGCCATCGCGTGGTCTCTAAAGAATGAAAGTGTTCAGTGCCTTCTTCTCGGTGCATCAAACATAGATCAATTGTACGAGAGTCTTCAGAGTTTACAG CTGATTCCGAAACTGAATACGAACATAATGAACGAGATCGAGAGAATACTCGACAACAAACCGTCCCGACCACCGATGATATCGACCCTGGCGCTCAGATGA
- the Meigo gene encoding solute carrier family 35 member B1 homolog meigo: MVSSKRFKLLFCALGIFVCYFYCGMLHEKITRGQYGDEKNPEKFTYMFTLVFFQCIVNYLFAKTIFLTVFKQGEDTTPKSYYAIAALTYLLAMVCTNMALRFVSYPTQVIGKAGKPIPVMILGVLLGNKVYPVRKCLFVFLVVIGVALFMYKDGSPMKKSTEGQSVFGEVLLLLALTMDGITSAVEERMRAEYNSKSGHMMLNMNLWAAVLSGSVTIVSGELFDFIQFLHRYPYISWYIAMFAIAGACGQYFIFLTIVEYGPLRCSIITTTRKFFTVLGSILIFGNALTNRQWLGTFTVFAGLFLDSMYGRDKSSKKNTVK; encoded by the exons ATGGTTTCTTCGAAACGTTTCAAACTGCTGTTTTGTGCGCTCGGTATTTTTGTATGTTACTTTTACTGTGGTATGTTACATGAGAAAATCACACGGGGACAATATGGAGATGAAAAGAATCCCGAGAAATTCACTTACATGTTTACCTTAGTGTTCTTTCAATGCATAGTCAACTACCTGTTTGCCAAAACTATCTTTTTAACTGTTTTCAAACAAGGCGAAGATACTACTCCGAAATCATACTATGCCATAGCTGCTCTCACGTATTTATTAGCAATGGTGTGCACCAATATGGCTTTACGGTTTGTCAGCTATCCTACGCAAGTGATTGGAAAAGCTGGCAAACCTATTCCTGTGATGATACTTGGAGTACTGCTGGGGAACAAG GTTTATCCAGTTAGGAAGTGTTTATTTGTCTTCTTAGTTGTCATTGGCGTTGCTCTGTTCATGTACAAAGATGGGAGCCCAATGAAGAAGTCAACCGAAGGACAATCAGTGTTTGGAGAAGTGTTATTATTACTTGCTCTAACCATGGATGGAATAACTAGCGCCGTAGAGGAGCGTATGAGAGCAGAGTACAATAGCAAGTCTGGGCACATGATGCTGAACATGAACTTGTGGGCAGCAGTATTGAGCGGGAGTGTTACAATAGTCTCTGGTGAACTGTTCGACTTTATCCAGTTCCTACACAGATATCCCTATATCAGTTGGTATATAGCTATGTTTGCGATAGCTGGAGCGTGCGGACAGTATTTCATATTCCTTACAATCGTGGAATACGGTCCGTTACGGTGCTCCATTATAACTACTACTAGAAAATTTTTCACGGTTCTCGGGTCTATATTGATTTTTGGTAATGCCTTGACCAATAGACAATGGTTAGGCACGTTCACGGTATTCGCAGGACTGTTTTTAGACTCTATGTACGGTAGGGACAAATCTTCCAAGAAAAATACTGTGAAATAA
- the Hk gene encoding potassium voltage-gated channel subfamily A regulatory beta subunit hyperkinetic isoform X1 encodes MSRLMLCNLGNTSTAGNDTNNNANTNSSVEDDDYYSLPTIYRCRAPIASLDCMEEFNGGSGGGGGGGGGGGVDTGVHCSNTAGTKEQLLTNCIAAQAQRLQHPSPGIRYRNLGKSGLRVSNVGLGTWTTFGIGGCSSEEAAEAVVALAYDSGINVFDLSEAHSGHRAEIQFGRILLRRAWNRSSYVVTTKIYWNTKAEGRGLSRKHIIESVQASLVRLQLSYIDIVMIHKVDPMCPMEEIVRAMNYVITKGWVMYWGTSRWTPVEIMEAYTNCRQFNCVTPIVEQAEYHLFYREKPELYMPELYNKIGVGLMAWSTVTIGMVSAKPEDYGVSFLSRSSYKNKYSSFSWTEDETQSLYKEEYGWKEKTGEEETRKYSDKLRDVCALAERLGCSFGQLAIAWSLKNESVQCLLLGASNIDQLYESLQSLQLIPKLNTNIMNEIERILDNKPSRPPMISTLALR; translated from the exons ATGTCCCGTTTAATGTTGTGCAATCTTGGTAACACGTCCACGGCTGGAAATGATACGAATAACAACGCGAATACAAACAGTAGTGTGGAAGACGACGACTATTATTCGCTGCCTACGATTTATCG CTGCCGTGCACCTATAGCGAGTCTGGATTGCATGGAAGAATTCAACGGTggtagcggcggcggcggcggaggcggcggcggcggcggtgtgGATACTGGCGTGCACTGCAGCAATACCGCTGGAACGAAGGAACAGCTACTGACTAACTGCATTGCCGCACAAGCGCAACGCTTACAGCATCCTTCGCCAGGTATTCGCTACCGCAACTTGGGCAAAAGCGGTCTACGTGTTTCCAATGTTGGATTAG GTACGTGGACGACTTTTGGTATTGGAGGATGTAGTAGCGAGGAAGCTGCGGAGGCAGTGGTCGCGCTCGCTTATGACAGTGGCATAAATGTGTTCGACTTGAGCGAAGCGCACAGCGGTCACAGAGCGGAAATCCAGTTCGGACGGATTTTGTTGCGTCGCGCTTGGAATCGCTCGAGCTACGTCGTCACCACGAAGATCTATTGGAACACTAA GGCAGAGGGTCGTGGATTATCGCGCAAACACATCATCGAATCGGTGCAGGCATCTCTGGTCAGACTGCAGCTCTCCTATATCGATATAGTGATGATTCACAAGGTTGATCCGATGTGTCCGATGGAAG AGATTGTGCGAGCGATGAATTACGTCATAACCAAGGGGTGGGTGATGTACTGGGGAACGTCTCGTTGGACTCCGGTGGAGATCATGGAAGCTTACACGAATTGTCGTCAATTCAACTGTGTTACACCGATTGTGGAGCAAGCCGAATATCACTTATTTTATAGGGAAAAACCAGAACTTTATATGCCGGAGTTGTACAACAAAATAG GTGTTGGTCTGATGGCATGGTCCACGGTCACGATTGGTATGGTTTCTGCGAAACCAGAGGATTACGGAGTGTCGTTTTTATCGCGGTCGTCGTACAAG AATAAGTATTCCTCGTTCAGCTGGACAGAGGACGAAACGCAATCCTTGTACAAAGAA GAATACGGTTGGAAGGAAAAGACCGGCGAGGAGGAAACACGAAAGTATTCGGACAAACTGCGAGACGTTTGTGCTCTTGCTGAACGTCTCGGCTGTTCGTTCGGACAGCTGGCCATCGCGTGGTCTCTAAAGAATGAAAGTGTTCAGTGCCTTCTTCTCGGTGCATCAAACATAGATCAATTGTACGAGAGTCTTCAGAGTTTACAG CTGATTCCGAAACTGAATACGAACATAATGAACGAGATCGAGAGAATACTCGACAACAAACCGTCCCGACCACCGATGATATCGACCCTGGCGCTCAGATGA